The following proteins are encoded in a genomic region of Musa acuminata AAA Group cultivar baxijiao chromosome BXJ2-11, Cavendish_Baxijiao_AAA, whole genome shotgun sequence:
- the LOC135626741 gene encoding uncharacterized protein LOC135626741 has protein sequence MGSLMAGWSSPVLDPETVRHRRNRSLTKEEIEIYRSSHGRVEGEKGPYESRSAPNSPKRHQETDELELRRSLLWHQLQNTEPAAEPLPDNPTNTGDWWTRSNSAFLNEPPREEADVAAHKYTAQFHVAELATKKARA, from the exons ATGGGTTCTCTCATGGCAGGATGGTCGTCACCCGTTTTGGATCCGGAAACAG TTCGACACAGGAGGAACAGATCACTGACGAAAGAAGAGATCGAGATCTACCGGAGTTCTCACGGACGAGTCGAAGGAGAAAAAGGCCCGTACGAGTCGCGATCAGCTCCGAATTCTCCAAAACGGCATCAG GAGACGGATGAGTTAGAACTGAGGAGGTCTCTATTGTGGCACCAACTCCAGAACACCGAGCCCGCGGCAGAGCCGTTGCCGGACAATCCCACCAACACCGGCGACTG GTGGACAAGGAGCAATTCGGCCTTCCTGAACGAGCCGCCGCGCGAGGAGGCGGACGTCGCGGCGCACAAGTACACGGCTCAGTTCCATGTCGCCGAGCTCGCCACCAAGAAAGCCCGTGCTTAG
- the LOC135626371 gene encoding DEAD-box ATP-dependent RNA helicase 3, chloroplastic-like, which yields MAATSTTTATIGVSSLYRTPSLDLSARRVFPCLSDKPHSCSGLLKVSAADATKRFGSLCLGADRRGSRARCPMFVTSAVASPNSVLSEEAFQGFRGLSKSSLEEGEEEGYDADTYESEEEEEGPFSATAGHDENEVAIASLDLPQQLVSSLEKRGITHLFPIQRAVLLPALEGRDLIARAKTGTGKTLAFGIPIIKRLSEADLGRKTSRQSGRLPRVLVLAPTRELAKQVEKEIDESAPYLSTVCVYGGVSYNVQKSALSRGVDVVVGTPGRIIDLINDNSLRLGEVEYLVLDEADRMLAVGFEEDVELILEKLPSKRQSMLFSATMPDWVKKLARRHLNDPLIVDLVGDQDEKLAEGIKLYAVPTTSTSKRTILSDLITVYAKGGKTIVFTQTKRDADEVSMALTNSIASEALHGDISQHQRERTLNGFRQGKFTVLVATDVAARGLDIPNVDLIIHYELPNDPETFVHRSGRTGRAGKEGTAILMFTSSQRRTVKSLERDVGCRFEFTSPPAMQEVLESSAEQVVATLQGVHSESIQYFLPAAQRLIDELGTQALAAALAHLSGFSQPPSSHSLISHEQGWVTLQLTRESGHSRGFFSARSVTGFLSDVFPAAADEVGKIYMIADERVQGAVFDLPDDIAKELLNKQLPPGNSISKITKLPTLQDDGPPVDNYGRFSNRDWGSRGGGSGERSQRVSRNWGGRNSDSGDGFRRGGQVYRTDNSWSKSPRGSEDDWLIGGRRSHHSSSQGSRERGFGGACFNCGRSGHRASECPNK from the exons ATGGCCGCCACCAGTACCACCACAGCCACCATCGGCGTGTCTTCCCTGTACCGGACTCCGTCCTTGGATCTCTCCGCCCGGAGGGTCTTCCCCTGCCTGTCCGATAAACCCCATTCCTGCAGCGGCCTCCTCAAGGTCTCCGCCGCGGACGCCACCAAGCGCTTCGGTTCCTTGTGCCTCGGCGCCGACCGCAGGGGCTCGAGGGCTCGTTGCCCTATGTTTGTTACCTCCGCAGTTGCCTCTCCCAACTCGGTCCTTAGCGAGGAGGCGTTCCAGGGCTTCCGTGGCCTCTCGAAATCGTCTCTCGAGGAAGGCGAAGAGGAGGGGTACGACGCCGACACGTACGAgtccgaggaggaggaagaggggccTTTCTCTGCCACTGCCGGTCACGATGAGAACGAGGTGGCCATTGCTAGCCTGGATTTGCCGCAGCAGCTCGTCAGTTCCCTCGAGAAGCGAGGGATTACTCACCTTTTCCCTATTCAG AGGGCCGTGTTGCTTCCTGCTCTTGAAGGCCGAGACCTTATTGCACGTGCAAAGACCGGTACCGGAAAGACACTGGCGTTCGGAATTCCCATAATTAAACGACTTAGCGAGGCCGACTTGGGGCGGAAGACGTCAAG GCAATCAGGACGTCTTCCTCGGGTTCTGGTTCTTGCACCTACCAGGGAGTTGGCGAAGCAAGTCGAGAAGGAAATTGATGAGTCAGCACCTTATCTTAGCACCGTATGTGTTTATGGAGGAGTTTCTTACAACGTTCAGAAGAGTGCACTTTCTCGTGGTGTTGATGTGGTCGTGGGAACTCCAGGTCGAATAATCGACCTCATTAATGACAATAGCCTTCGGCTTGGAGAGGTCGAGTACTTGGTTCTTGATGAAGCTGATCGGATGCTGGCTGTTGGGTTTGAAGAAGATGTAGAATTGATATTGGAAAAGCTGCCATCAAAGCGTCAAAGTATGCTATTTTCTGCAACTATGCCTGATTGGGTGAAGAAGTTGGCTAGGAGACACCTAAATGATCCTCTCATAGTTGACTTG GTTGGTGACCAAGATGAGAAGCTAGCAGAAGGAATTAAACTTTATGCCGTACCAACAACTTCAACTTCAAAGCGTACAATCCTTAGTGACCTAATCACG GTATATGCTAAGGGTGGGAAGACCATTGTTTTCACTCAGACAAAGCGGGATGCCGATGAAGTATCTATGGCCTTAACTAACAGTATAGCATCTGAGGCACTACATGGGGATATATCTCAACATCAGCGAGAAAGAACCTTGAATGGTTTTCGTCAAGGGAAATTTACTGTTCTTGTTGCAACTGATGTTGCCGCTCGTGGACTTGATATACCTAATGTTGATCTG ATTATTCATTATGAACTGCCAAATGATCCAGAGACTTTTGTTCATCGTTCTGGTCGTACTGGACGTGCCGGAAAAGAGGGCACTGCCATCTTGATGTTCACTAGTAGCCAGAGGAGAACAGTTAAATCTCTTGAACGTGATGTAGGATGCAGGTTTGAGTTTACAAGCCCCCCAGCGATGCAAGAGGTACTGGAATCATCAGCAGAGCAAGTAGTTGCTACTTTGCAGGGTGTTCACTCTGAGTCGATACAGTATTTCCTCCCAGCTGCTCAAAGATTGATTGATGAACTAGGAACACAAGCCCTGGCTGCGGCATTGGCTCATTTAAGTGGATTTTCTCAACCTCCTTCGTCTCATTCTCTTATCAGTCATGAGCAG GGATGGGTCACATTACAATTAACACGTGAATCAGGACACTCGAGAGGGTTCTTTTCTGCAAGATCTGTTACTGGGTTTCTTTCTGATGTTTTTCCTGCTGCTGCTGATGAAGTGGGCAAAATATATATGATTGCAGATGAAAGG GTTCAAGGTGCAGTTTTTGATCTACCTGATGACATTGCCAAAGAGCTACTGAATAAGCAATTGCCTCCAGGAAATTCTATATCAAAGATCACCAAG CTTCCTACACTGCAAGATGATGGTCCTCCTGTTGACAATTATGGCCGGTTTTCAAACCGGGACTGGGGTTCCAGAGGTGGTGGTTCTGGGGAACGAAGTCAGAGGGTTTCCAGAAATTGGGGTGGCAGGAACTCTGACAGTGGTGATGGCTTTCGACGTGGTGGCCAGGTCTACAGAACTGATAATAGCTGGTCTAAGTCACCCAGAGGGAGTGAGGATGACTGGCTAATCGGCGGCAGGAGATCCCACCATTCATCCTCGCAGGGTAGCCGGGAAAG